In the Grimontia kaedaensis genome, one interval contains:
- a CDS encoding serine hydrolase, translated as MKKSPSLLRSLVLSTAVFSSAAAVAAPTVVPDAPQIAAKGYVLMDYNSGKILAENNAYERLNPASLTKMMTSYVIGQEVERGNISLDDDVVISKNAWAKNFPGSSKMFIEVGTTVKVEDLNRGIIIQSGNDACVAMAEHIAGSEDSFVDLMNGWAKTLGMNDTQFSNSHGLDDDDLYTTPYDMALLGQALIRDVPDEYRIYNEKSYTYNGITQYNRNGLLWDKSMNVDGIKTGHTDKAGYSLVSSATEGDMRLVAVVMGTNSANARKAESKKLLNYGFRFFETVAPHKANETFVTEKVWMGDTDQVALGVSEDTYVTLPRGKAKDLEASFVLEKTLEAPIAKGDVVGKLYYQVDGEDIAEYPLVALNDVQEGGLFSRLMDYIIMFFKNLF; from the coding sequence ATGAAAAAATCACCCTCATTGTTGCGCTCTTTAGTCTTATCGACTGCTGTCTTTTCTTCTGCTGCAGCCGTTGCAGCCCCAACCGTCGTCCCGGATGCGCCTCAAATCGCGGCAAAAGGGTACGTACTGATGGATTACAACTCGGGTAAGATTCTGGCGGAAAACAACGCCTACGAACGTCTTAACCCGGCCAGCCTGACCAAGATGATGACCAGCTATGTGATTGGTCAGGAAGTTGAACGCGGCAACATCAGCCTTGATGATGATGTCGTTATCAGCAAGAACGCCTGGGCGAAAAACTTCCCTGGCAGCTCGAAGATGTTCATTGAAGTCGGTACCACGGTAAAAGTGGAAGACCTGAATCGCGGCATCATCATCCAGTCTGGTAATGATGCTTGTGTGGCAATGGCTGAGCACATTGCAGGTTCTGAAGACTCGTTTGTCGATCTGATGAATGGCTGGGCGAAAACGCTGGGTATGAATGACACCCAGTTTTCGAACTCCCATGGCCTAGATGATGATGACCTCTACACAACGCCTTATGACATGGCGCTGTTGGGTCAGGCATTGATCCGAGACGTGCCGGACGAGTACCGCATTTACAACGAGAAGTCTTACACCTACAACGGCATTACCCAGTACAACCGTAATGGCCTGCTATGGGACAAGAGCATGAACGTGGACGGCATCAAAACCGGCCACACTGACAAAGCAGGCTACAGCCTGGTGAGTTCAGCAACCGAAGGTGACATGCGCCTGGTTGCGGTTGTTATGGGCACCAACAGTGCAAACGCACGTAAGGCTGAAAGCAAGAAACTGCTGAACTACGGCTTCCGTTTCTTTGAAACCGTCGCACCACACAAAGCGAACGAAACCTTTGTGACCGAGAAAGTGTGGATGGGCGACACCGACCAAGTTGCTCTGGGCGTTTCTGAAGACACCTACGTCACCCTGCCACGCGGTAAGGCAAAAGACTTAGAAGCAAGCTTTGTGCTTGAGAAAACACTGGAAGCACCAATCGCGAAAGGCGATGTTGTTGGTAAGCTTTACTACCAGGTTGACGGCGAAGACATCGCGGAATACCCATTGGTAGCATTGAATGATGTGCAGGAAGGTGGCTTGTTCAGCCGTCTGATGGACTACATCATCATGTTCTTCAAGAACTTGTTCTAA
- the ybeD gene encoding DUF493 family protein YbeD, with the protein MQEQPKLKDLLEFPCKFTYKVMGYAKPELTDLVLEVIQRHAPGDYSPSVKPSGKGTYNAVSVTITATSIEQVETLYKELGDIEIVRMVL; encoded by the coding sequence ATGCAAGAGCAACCAAAACTAAAAGACCTGCTGGAATTCCCGTGTAAGTTTACTTACAAGGTCATGGGATACGCGAAGCCAGAGCTGACAGATCTGGTTTTGGAAGTGATCCAGCGCCACGCACCGGGCGATTACAGCCCAAGCGTTAAGCCAAGCGGCAAAGGCACTTACAACGCAGTTTCAGTCACCATTACGGCCACTTCTATCGAACAAGTTGAAACGCTGTACAAGGAACTGGGTGACATTGAAATCGTGCGTATGGTTCTGTAA
- the lipB gene encoding lipoyl(octanoyl) transferase LipB, with amino-acid sequence MQQNRLIIRQLGLRPYEPTWKDMHAFTDERNADTTDEIWLVEHEPVFTQGQAGKAEHLLATGDIPVVQSDRGGQVTYHGLGQQVAYFLIDLKRKKLGVRELVTSIENIVIDTLAHYGIESRARPDAPGVYVGNDKICSLGLRIRRGCSFHGLALNVNMDLSPFLRINPCGYEGMAMTQTVDLGGPASLTELYPVLVEKLTSHLGYDQVESLTESNQL; translated from the coding sequence TTGCAGCAGAACCGCCTCATTATCAGACAACTCGGATTGCGTCCTTACGAACCAACGTGGAAAGACATGCATGCTTTCACTGACGAACGTAACGCCGATACAACTGACGAAATCTGGCTGGTAGAGCACGAACCTGTGTTTACCCAAGGACAGGCGGGAAAAGCTGAACACTTGTTAGCAACGGGGGATATCCCGGTAGTTCAGAGTGATCGTGGTGGTCAGGTGACTTATCATGGCCTAGGCCAGCAGGTGGCTTACTTCCTGATCGATCTGAAACGCAAAAAGCTGGGTGTGCGAGAGCTGGTTACTTCGATTGAGAACATTGTGATCGACACGCTCGCTCATTACGGTATTGAATCCCGTGCGCGTCCTGATGCGCCGGGCGTGTATGTGGGTAACGACAAAATTTGCTCGCTGGGTCTTCGTATCCGCCGAGGCTGCTCTTTCCATGGGCTGGCGCTTAACGTCAATATGGACTTGTCACCTTTCCTTCGTATCAACCCGTGCGGTTATGAAGGCATGGCAATGACACAAACCGTCGATTTAGGGGGCCCGGCTTCACTGACCGAGCTATACCCTGTGTTAGTAGAGAAACTGACTTCGCATCTGGGCTATGATCAGGTCGAGTCCCTAACAGAAAGCAATCAACTATGA
- the lipA gene encoding lipoyl synthase — protein sequence MSKPIQMERGVKYRDADKMALIPVKNMPTEQKEMLRKPEWMKIKLPADSKRIQDIKSALRKNNLHSVCEEASCPNLAECFNHGTATFMILGAICTRRCPFCDVAHGRPNQPDENEPAKLAKTISDMKLKYVVVTSVDRDDLRDGGAKHFADCTREIRALNPEIRIETLVPDFRGRMDTALELLKDNPPDVFNHNLETAPRLYRKARPGANYKWSLELLKKFGEMHPNVPTKSGLMMGLGETKEEIIEVLKDLRAHGVTMLTLGQYLAPSRHHLPVERYVPPEEFDELKEIALELGFTHAACGPFVRSSYHADLQAQGVEIK from the coding sequence ATGAGCAAACCGATCCAGATGGAACGCGGTGTCAAGTACCGCGACGCAGACAAAATGGCGCTCATCCCGGTCAAGAACATGCCGACCGAACAAAAAGAGATGCTGCGCAAACCTGAGTGGATGAAGATCAAGCTGCCTGCGGACAGCAAGCGTATCCAAGACATTAAGTCTGCGCTTCGCAAGAACAATCTGCATTCGGTATGCGAAGAAGCCTCCTGCCCTAACCTGGCGGAATGTTTCAACCACGGCACCGCGACCTTCATGATTCTGGGTGCCATTTGTACCCGTCGCTGTCCGTTCTGCGATGTGGCACACGGCCGTCCAAACCAGCCTGATGAAAATGAGCCAGCGAAACTGGCAAAAACCATCAGCGACATGAAGCTGAAATACGTGGTTGTGACTTCAGTAGACCGCGATGATCTTCGTGATGGTGGTGCGAAACACTTTGCTGACTGTACCCGCGAAATCCGTGCGCTGAACCCAGAGATTCGTATCGAAACCCTGGTACCTGACTTCCGTGGACGCATGGACACTGCGCTGGAATTGCTGAAAGACAATCCACCAGATGTGTTTAACCACAATCTGGAAACCGCACCACGCCTTTACCGTAAAGCACGTCCGGGTGCGAACTACAAATGGTCTCTGGAACTGCTGAAGAAATTCGGCGAGATGCATCCAAACGTCCCAACCAAATCCGGTCTGATGATGGGTCTTGGCGAAACCAAAGAGGAGATCATCGAAGTGCTAAAAGATCTGCGTGCACACGGTGTGACCATGCTGACACTTGGCCAATATCTGGCACCAAGCCGTCACCACCTTCCGGTTGAGCGTTATGTGCCGCCTGAAGAGTTTGATGAGCTGAAAGAGATTGCGCTGGAGCTGGGCTTTACTCACGCAGCATGTGGTCCGTTCGTACGCTCTTCTTACCATGCTGACCTGCAAGCGCAGGGCGTGGAAATCAAGTAA
- a CDS encoding YjjI family glycine radical enzyme, whose amino-acid sequence MSKHLTELQERFYQIINNPTLSPKQKNQGLALEAEASLPYMDISDDIEQAMKDGVICDMFEGHAPFKPRYVLPDYAKFLSQGSEYLELSPAENLDDALNMLNIIYHHVPSVTNIPVYVGQLDDVLMPYVGDLSDEEIYQKMKRFWIMLDRTLPDAFMHANIGPADNIICRTILRVDAELKQIAPNLTFMYDPAVTSDDLLSQATSNIVECSKPHIANYPMHAAAYGDKRFGIVSCYNSLPLAGGSNILVRMNLKHAAEKAESAEDFLNAVLPTYSKLMIELMDIRSSFLHESSNYFKHFLATEGLIEEGRFAPMFGIYGMAEAVNILMEKDGQSLKYGHDIAANELGHAISAKLAEIVEASPVKYGLNGKAVLHSQGGISIDKDVTPGVRIPYGTEPDPVTYVHATAGHHKYYTSGISDILTIDETVKSNPEAMFNLCKGAINMGYREFTANVASNDLVRVTGYMIKLSDIAKYDDEGSRKNTTWLGAEAACNTGILDRAPRVVSFETTPVYK is encoded by the coding sequence ATGAGCAAGCATCTGACTGAACTTCAAGAACGTTTCTACCAAATCATCAACAACCCAACCCTGTCGCCAAAGCAGAAAAATCAAGGGCTGGCGTTGGAAGCAGAAGCAAGCCTGCCTTACATGGATATCTCTGACGATATCGAGCAGGCGATGAAAGACGGCGTTATCTGTGACATGTTTGAAGGTCACGCACCATTCAAACCACGCTACGTACTGCCAGACTACGCAAAATTCCTGTCTCAGGGTTCTGAGTACCTGGAGCTGTCTCCAGCAGAGAACCTGGATGATGCGCTGAACATGCTGAACATCATCTACCACCACGTACCATCAGTGACCAATATTCCGGTTTACGTGGGTCAGTTGGATGACGTGCTGATGCCTTACGTGGGCGATCTGTCAGACGAAGAGATCTACCAAAAAATGAAGCGTTTCTGGATCATGCTGGACCGCACCCTGCCAGACGCATTCATGCACGCAAACATCGGCCCTGCAGACAACATTATCTGTCGCACTATCCTGCGCGTGGATGCTGAGCTGAAGCAAATCGCACCAAACCTGACGTTCATGTACGACCCTGCGGTGACTTCTGACGATCTGCTGAGTCAAGCGACCTCAAACATCGTTGAGTGCAGCAAGCCGCACATCGCGAACTATCCAATGCACGCTGCGGCATACGGTGACAAGCGTTTCGGTATCGTGAGCTGCTACAACTCGCTGCCACTGGCTGGCGGTTCTAACATCCTGGTACGTATGAACCTGAAGCACGCGGCTGAGAAAGCGGAAAGTGCTGAAGACTTCCTGAACGCAGTATTGCCAACCTATAGCAAGCTGATGATCGAACTGATGGATATTCGCAGCAGCTTCCTGCACGAGTCTTCAAACTACTTTAAACACTTCCTGGCAACAGAAGGTCTGATTGAAGAAGGCCGTTTTGCCCCAATGTTCGGTATTTACGGCATGGCGGAAGCCGTCAACATCCTGATGGAAAAAGACGGACAGTCACTGAAGTACGGTCACGATATCGCGGCAAACGAACTGGGCCACGCTATCTCTGCAAAACTGGCTGAGATTGTTGAAGCAAGCCCTGTGAAGTATGGCCTGAACGGTAAAGCGGTACTGCACTCACAAGGTGGTATCAGCATCGATAAAGACGTAACCCCGGGTGTTCGTATTCCTTACGGTACTGAACCAGACCCAGTGACTTACGTGCACGCAACCGCTGGTCACCATAAATACTACACCTCGGGTATCAGTGACATTCTGACCATCGACGAGACAGTAAAATCAAACCCAGAAGCCATGTTCAACCTGTGTAAGGGTGCAATCAACATGGGCTACCGCGAATTCACCGCGAACGTTGCATCAAACGATCTGGTACGCGTAACGGGTTACATGATCAAACTGTCTGACATCGCGAAATACGACGATGAAGGTTCGCGTAAGAACACCACGTGGCTAGGCGCAGAAGCGGCTTGCAACACAGGTATTCTTGACCGCGCACCTCGTGTGGTGAGCTTCGAGACCACGCCTGTTTACAAGTAA
- a CDS encoding YjjW family glycine radical enzyme activase produces the protein MSVKPSKTNALVSRILTFSCVDGPGNRLVIFLQGCNFDCITCHNPHTINHCTDCGDCVAPCPASALSFSAEGKVVWDDEKCTHCDLCIDVCPHKSNPKIVSYSLDDMLALVRQHHFFLNGITVSGGEATLQLPFIIELFKAVKADPALSHLTCFIDSNGSLSRAGWERVAPYLDGAMIDLKSWQSETHRWLIGRDKHRVIDTIDLLAEMGKLHEVRLLHIPGKSDLDTEVDAVGEYLNKLPESVQIRLNAFQHHGVMGQALEWEKCSEAEMERFHDLLFARIQRPMLKPTIYT, from the coding sequence ATGTCAGTGAAACCGAGTAAGACAAACGCATTGGTCAGCCGGATCCTGACATTCTCTTGCGTCGATGGACCGGGCAACCGCCTGGTCATTTTTTTGCAGGGCTGTAATTTCGACTGCATTACCTGCCACAACCCGCATACTATCAATCACTGCACCGATTGCGGCGATTGTGTCGCACCCTGCCCTGCTTCAGCCCTGTCATTCAGTGCTGAAGGCAAGGTGGTTTGGGATGATGAAAAGTGTACCCATTGCGATCTTTGCATCGACGTGTGCCCTCATAAATCCAATCCAAAAATTGTCAGCTACAGCTTGGACGATATGCTGGCCTTGGTTCGCCAACACCACTTTTTCCTGAACGGCATTACCGTGTCAGGCGGTGAAGCGACCCTGCAACTGCCGTTCATCATCGAGTTGTTCAAAGCCGTAAAAGCCGATCCTGCGTTGTCGCACCTGACATGTTTTATCGACAGCAACGGTTCATTATCCCGTGCAGGATGGGAACGTGTTGCTCCTTACCTTGATGGCGCAATGATTGATTTAAAATCTTGGCAATCCGAGACGCACCGCTGGCTCATTGGCCGCGATAAACACCGCGTGATTGATACTATCGACTTGCTGGCTGAAATGGGAAAACTGCACGAAGTGCGTTTGCTTCATATTCCGGGGAAAAGTGACTTGGATACGGAAGTGGATGCCGTCGGCGAATATCTCAATAAACTGCCAGAATCAGTTCAAATCCGCCTTAATGCGTTTCAGCACCATGGCGTAATGGGTCAGGCATTAGAGTGGGAAAAATGCAGCGAAGCGGAAATGGAACGCTTCCACGATTTGCTGTTCGCCCGCATTCAGCGACCGATGCTGAAACCGACCATTTATACTTAA
- a CDS encoding LysR family transcriptional regulator, which produces MDYTTLSRISMKNLTVMHVLLMTHSVTQTAEILCVTPSSVSKALGQLKSDLNDELFFRRGNQLMPTQYALSIGPAIHNVLSNISGIFEQGEFAPERFGGSLSLAMRESTFELFAPTLCDISQKLGASAQLSISTKEQFSFEALLSGKLDFLVLPHDVSQPPTLSKSLVWQTILEDEMVCLMNPNHPLASVELDVDGYLSCRHINVIDKDLSEPYFEQTLTQHHGARQIAMRVADFGSAASTCHHSNYLFTCSKRWAETALQAKGLVAKPLPFDYGQVAYSLVWNTVSLNNPACRWLHSHLIAES; this is translated from the coding sequence ATGGATTACACCACGCTCTCCCGCATCAGCATGAAAAACCTCACAGTGATGCATGTGCTTCTAATGACGCACAGCGTGACACAAACGGCAGAGATCCTTTGCGTGACGCCATCAAGTGTCAGTAAGGCATTGGGGCAGCTCAAATCCGATCTGAATGACGAACTCTTTTTCCGTCGCGGCAACCAACTGATGCCGACGCAATACGCGCTCAGCATTGGTCCTGCTATCCATAATGTGCTTTCCAATATCAGCGGTATCTTTGAGCAGGGTGAATTCGCACCGGAGAGGTTTGGCGGCAGTCTGTCACTCGCCATGCGGGAAAGTACGTTTGAGCTTTTCGCGCCCACGCTATGTGATATTTCCCAAAAACTGGGTGCCAGCGCGCAGCTAAGTATCTCCACCAAGGAGCAATTCAGTTTCGAAGCGCTGCTGAGTGGGAAACTGGATTTTCTCGTACTTCCTCACGATGTCAGTCAGCCACCGACGCTCAGCAAGAGCCTAGTCTGGCAGACGATTCTGGAGGATGAAATGGTGTGTTTGATGAACCCAAACCATCCGTTGGCAAGTGTGGAGTTAGACGTTGATGGCTACCTGAGTTGTCGCCATATCAACGTGATTGATAAAGATTTGTCAGAGCCGTATTTCGAACAAACCCTGACTCAGCACCATGGTGCGCGCCAGATAGCCATGCGCGTGGCGGACTTTGGGTCGGCAGCATCCACCTGTCACCACTCAAACTATTTGTTTACCTGCTCTAAACGTTGGGCGGAAACCGCTTTGCAGGCAAAAGGGCTGGTGGCGAAACCTCTGCCGTTTGATTACGGGCAGGTGGCATACAGTCTTGTTTGGAATACAGTGAGCCTGAATAACCCTGCGTGTCGTTGGCTGCACAGCCATCTTATTGCCGAGAGTTAA
- a CDS encoding glutamate-5-semialdehyde dehydrogenase, which produces MSLQQMGRAAKDAAYALATAPTAQKNKALAVIADELEANAATILAANAKDIDAGREAGLPDAMLDRLLLNEARLAGIAADVRNVISLSDPVGSEIDCKVLENGMTLSRRREPIGVIGVIYEARPNVTIDIASLCLKTGNASILRGGRETFHSNVELVKVIQTALEKADLPASSVQYIEKPDRELVGELLRLDEYVDMIIPRGGAGLHKMCKENSTIPVIIGGFGISHLFVDKTADLERSLDVIINSKVQRPSACNALDTLLVHEAVAADVLQKLTPLFNDNKLKIVADKASLPLLGGVADLQEVTEGDFDTEWLSYTLGVAVVADVHAALKHMRDHNASHSDAILTNDLAAAEAFINGAGSAAVYVNASTRFTDGAQFGLGAEVAVSTQKLHARGPMGLEELTTYKWVGKADYLPRA; this is translated from the coding sequence ATGAGTCTTCAACAAATGGGACGTGCAGCGAAAGACGCTGCTTACGCACTGGCAACGGCACCAACAGCGCAAAAGAACAAAGCGCTGGCAGTCATTGCTGACGAATTGGAAGCGAACGCAGCAACTATCCTTGCTGCGAATGCAAAAGACATCGACGCGGGACGCGAAGCGGGATTGCCCGACGCAATGCTGGATCGTCTTTTGCTGAACGAAGCGCGTCTGGCGGGTATTGCTGCTGACGTCCGCAACGTGATTTCGCTGTCTGATCCCGTCGGCAGCGAGATTGACTGCAAAGTGCTGGAAAACGGCATGACACTAAGCCGTCGCCGTGAACCCATTGGCGTGATTGGCGTGATCTATGAAGCGCGCCCGAACGTGACCATTGATATCGCTTCTTTGTGTCTGAAAACCGGTAATGCAAGTATTTTGCGTGGTGGTCGTGAAACCTTCCACTCAAACGTTGAGCTGGTGAAAGTGATTCAGACGGCGCTGGAAAAAGCCGATTTGCCAGCCTCTTCTGTGCAGTACATTGAAAAGCCAGATCGCGAGCTTGTGGGTGAGCTGCTTCGCCTGGATGAGTATGTTGATATGATCATCCCTAGAGGCGGTGCTGGCCTTCATAAGATGTGTAAGGAAAACAGCACGATTCCTGTGATCATTGGCGGCTTCGGCATCAGTCACCTGTTCGTAGACAAAACTGCGGATCTCGAGCGCTCGCTGGATGTGATCATTAATTCCAAGGTTCAACGTCCTTCTGCGTGTAATGCGCTGGATACCTTACTGGTACACGAAGCGGTTGCTGCTGACGTGCTGCAAAAACTGACGCCACTGTTCAATGACAACAAGCTGAAAATCGTTGCTGATAAAGCATCGCTGCCATTACTGGGCGGCGTTGCAGATCTGCAGGAGGTAACGGAAGGTGATTTCGACACCGAATGGCTGAGTTACACGCTGGGCGTGGCTGTGGTCGCCGATGTGCACGCAGCGCTCAAACACATGCGTGACCACAATGCGAGCCACTCAGATGCGATCCTGACTAACGATCTGGCCGCAGCAGAAGCCTTTATCAATGGCGCAGGTTCTGCGGCGGTATACGTGAATGCATCAACGCGCTTCACAGACGGCGCACAGTTCGGTCTGGGTGCAGAGGTTGCGGTATCTACTCAGAAACTGCACGCACGTGGCCCGATGGGCTTAGAAGAGTTGACCACCTACAAGTGGGTCGGTAAAGCAGACTACCTGCCACGCGCTTAA
- the proB gene encoding glutamate 5-kinase: MSGQENVSSVYSGAGDSSDRQTIVVKLGTSVLTGGSKKIDRAHLVELVRQCAMLIRQGHKVIVVTSGAIAAGREHLNYPELASTIANKQMLAAVGQSRLIQEWESMFAIYGINIGQMLLTRADLDDRERYLNARDMLQALLANNIVPVVNENDAVATAEIKVGDNDNLSALVAILAEADKLLLLTDQPGLFTADPRSNPDAELIREVHTIDETLHKLAGGSVSGLGTGGMATKLQAADVARRAGIEVTIAAGSRPEVIQHLVDGKEAGTRFLPLESPLESRKRWILAGPPPAGNIIIDDGAAKAVVERHSSLLSKGITGVEGHFDRGSVARICNQKGKQLARGICRYSSKDLSAIAGRHSQDIQDILGYAHGAVAVHCDDLVVID, encoded by the coding sequence ATGTCAGGCCAAGAAAACGTTTCATCTGTCTATTCTGGTGCTGGCGATAGTTCTGATCGCCAGACCATTGTCGTCAAACTCGGTACCAGTGTACTGACCGGCGGCTCCAAGAAAATTGACCGCGCACACCTGGTTGAATTGGTGCGTCAATGCGCCATGCTTATCCGTCAGGGACACAAAGTCATTGTTGTCACCTCTGGTGCGATTGCAGCGGGTCGTGAACACCTTAATTATCCCGAACTTGCGTCGACCATTGCCAACAAGCAAATGCTGGCTGCGGTAGGTCAAAGCCGCCTTATTCAGGAATGGGAAAGCATGTTTGCCATTTATGGCATTAACATTGGTCAAATGCTGCTGACCCGTGCTGATTTGGATGACCGCGAGCGTTACCTCAATGCACGCGACATGTTGCAAGCGCTACTCGCGAACAACATTGTGCCTGTGGTGAATGAAAACGATGCGGTTGCGACGGCAGAAATCAAAGTCGGCGACAATGATAACCTGTCAGCGCTGGTCGCGATTTTGGCTGAAGCAGACAAGCTTTTGTTGCTGACTGACCAACCGGGTCTATTCACTGCTGATCCACGCAGCAATCCTGATGCAGAGCTTATCCGTGAAGTGCATACCATTGATGAAACCCTGCACAAGCTGGCTGGCGGCAGTGTCAGTGGGTTAGGTACAGGTGGTATGGCAACCAAACTGCAGGCAGCAGATGTTGCTCGCCGTGCCGGTATTGAAGTGACGATCGCAGCAGGCAGTCGTCCGGAAGTCATTCAACATTTGGTGGATGGCAAAGAAGCGGGTACGCGCTTCCTTCCATTGGAATCACCTTTGGAAAGCCGCAAACGCTGGATTCTGGCTGGGCCTCCTCCTGCGGGTAACATCATTATTGACGACGGCGCCGCGAAAGCAGTGGTTGAGCGTCACAGTAGCCTGTTATCAAAAGGCATTACTGGCGTAGAAGGTCATTTTGACCGAGGCTCAGTAGCACGCATCTGTAACCAGAAAGGTAAGCAGTTGGCGCGCGGTATTTGTCGCTACTCAAGCAAAGATCTCAGCGCGATCGCGGGTCGACATAGTCAGGATATTCAAGATATTCTGGGATACGCTCACGGCGCGGTCGCGGTACACTGCGACGACTTGGTCGTTATCGATTAA
- the crl gene encoding sigma factor-binding protein Crl, producing MTDETKTLSHGRLLTRFAQLGPYLRQNKCSEDTYFFDCLSACVNAKKSPECREFWGWWMEISPNDGGFEYAYTFGKFDSEGEWKEENVPNKSSSEVKASLDAFYSKITGFVEGELGLEITAKPSLKQPKLGSAA from the coding sequence ATGACCGATGAAACCAAAACGCTTTCTCATGGGCGTCTGCTGACGCGTTTCGCTCAGTTGGGGCCTTACCTGCGCCAAAATAAATGCTCAGAGGACACCTACTTCTTTGACTGTCTGTCCGCCTGTGTCAATGCTAAAAAATCGCCAGAATGCAGAGAATTCTGGGGCTGGTGGATGGAAATTTCACCTAATGACGGCGGTTTTGAATACGCCTACACCTTCGGTAAGTTCGATAGTGAAGGCGAATGGAAAGAGGAGAATGTACCAAACAAGTCCTCTTCCGAAGTGAAAGCATCGCTAGATGCGTTTTATTCAAAAATAACTGGATTTGTCGAAGGTGAACTGGGATTGGAAATCACTGCCAAGCCTTCACTCAAGCAGCCTAAGCTGGGTTCTGCAGCCTAA
- the frsA gene encoding esterase FrsA: protein MSETESENLSVKLFKQHKHARETSTIVGSVNQSPNGVHNALDGDSDNSWYRTLRRPQWTWQGVDPIDMEATLARIAGSDNNRSNETFLDTVVGYRPGNWSYEWTQGGMKHQKLAQDCEEQGNKVEAAEHWLRACTHFSIAAYPHLKGDHLSLQAEVLANKAFHSAIEKSPYKIKNVVTNVDGKPLEGFLYLPHTNEPLPTVIISGGLDALQTDLWRLFETYFAPANIAMLTLDMPSVGRSSHWSLSEDTSKLHQAMLSELASVPWVDHHRVGCMGVRFGGNAAVRMAFVEQNRIKSCVSIGGVLHSMLSDMQRLKAIPPMYLDTIASRMGKSQASASFLTQLQALSLKNQGLLTGRKTKVPVLAMSLEGDPVCPDTDNQLAALYSYGGKAKTLPNKPLHDGYHRIMTEAVKWFRDTL from the coding sequence GTGAGCGAAACCGAATCCGAAAACCTTTCAGTAAAACTCTTCAAACAGCATAAGCACGCCAGAGAAACATCGACCATTGTTGGCTCGGTCAATCAGTCGCCAAATGGTGTACACAATGCATTGGATGGAGACAGCGATAACAGCTGGTACCGCACACTCCGTCGTCCACAGTGGACTTGGCAAGGTGTTGACCCTATTGATATGGAAGCCACTCTGGCGCGTATTGCGGGTTCTGATAACAATCGAAGCAATGAGACCTTTTTGGATACCGTTGTTGGCTATCGTCCCGGCAATTGGTCTTATGAATGGACACAGGGGGGTATGAAGCACCAAAAGCTGGCGCAGGACTGTGAAGAGCAGGGAAACAAAGTTGAAGCGGCTGAGCATTGGCTACGTGCTTGCACCCATTTTAGTATTGCAGCCTATCCGCATTTAAAAGGCGATCATCTGTCTTTGCAGGCAGAAGTGCTAGCGAACAAAGCATTTCATTCAGCGATTGAAAAGTCCCCATACAAAATCAAAAACGTTGTCACTAACGTTGACGGTAAACCCCTCGAAGGCTTCCTGTACCTTCCCCATACCAATGAACCTTTGCCTACCGTGATCATCAGCGGTGGTTTAGATGCGCTGCAAACAGACCTTTGGCGCTTATTCGAAACCTACTTTGCTCCGGCGAATATCGCCATGCTGACATTGGACATGCCGTCAGTGGGTCGTAGCAGCCATTGGTCTTTAAGCGAAGATACCAGCAAACTGCATCAGGCGATGCTGAGTGAGCTCGCCTCAGTACCTTGGGTTGATCATCATCGTGTTGGCTGTATGGGTGTACGTTTTGGCGGTAACGCTGCGGTTCGTATGGCATTTGTTGAGCAAAATCGCATTAAGTCCTGTGTCTCAATCGGTGGTGTTCTGCATTCGATGTTGAGTGACATGCAGCGTCTTAAGGCTATTCCTCCTATGTATTTGGATACCATTGCTTCGCGTATGGGGAAATCACAGGCTTCAGCCTCTTTTCTCACCCAACTTCAGGCGCTGTCTCTGAAAAATCAGGGGTTACTGACAGGGCGGAAAACTAAGGTGCCGGTACTGGCAATGAGTCTTGAAGGAGACCCTGTCTGCCCAGATACTGACAATCAACTGGCCGCGCTTTACAGCTACGGTGGTAAAGCTAAGACACTTCCCAATAAGCCACTGCATGACGGATATCACAGAATTATGACCGAGGCTGTGAAATGGTTTAGAGATACCTTGTGA